In one window of Candidatus Zixiibacteriota bacterium DNA:
- a CDS encoding serpin family protein has protein sequence MNGKITMAAIGILLMFVPGPALQAQSGRPSNMSKAAANDTLFMERQLNFSFNFISEITKGDFGKNIFVSPLSAMLALAMTYNGASGETRTAMEKVLAFEGLDRAATNKSIQDLTSSMKDSDPTVQLSIANSIWARAGLKFRQDFFDLVRKTYDAELRPLTDAPAINNWVSEKTNDKIKEIVQEVKPDDIMFLINAIYFKGMWKYKFDRANTAERDFYLLNKGSKKIPMMSQEGEFQYYEDGDFQGIRLPYGNDRLAMYIFLPSGDTDFRAFVNDLSAEKWQDWLSRLYLREGEIILPRFKLEYGKNLNDILKLMGMGVAFDPDRADFSAMYNISSEERVFISEVLQKTFVEVNEEGTEAAAVTSVRMEMTSAYGDESQKFRMVVDRPFFCAIRDDRTGAILFTGIIVNPE, from the coding sequence ATGAACGGAAAAATCACTATGGCGGCGATCGGCATTTTGCTGATGTTTGTGCCGGGGCCAGCTTTGCAGGCCCAATCTGGTCGCCCGTCGAATATGTCCAAGGCCGCCGCTAACGACACTCTTTTCATGGAGCGGCAACTGAACTTCTCGTTCAATTTCATCTCAGAAATCACAAAGGGCGATTTTGGGAAGAACATTTTTGTGTCACCGTTGAGCGCCATGCTGGCCCTGGCCATGACTTACAATGGCGCGAGCGGCGAAACCCGGACGGCCATGGAAAAGGTTCTGGCTTTCGAAGGACTTGACCGGGCGGCCACGAATAAAAGCATTCAGGATTTGACATCATCAATGAAAGATTCCGACCCGACGGTGCAACTAAGTATCGCCAATTCTATCTGGGCCAGGGCAGGATTGAAATTCAGGCAGGATTTCTTTGATCTGGTTAGAAAAACATATGATGCCGAGCTTCGGCCCTTGACTGACGCCCCCGCTATTAACAATTGGGTTTCCGAGAAAACCAATGATAAAATCAAAGAGATAGTGCAAGAGGTGAAACCTGATGACATCATGTTCCTTATCAATGCTATCTATTTTAAGGGGATGTGGAAATATAAGTTCGACCGTGCCAATACCGCTGAACGGGATTTCTATCTTCTGAATAAAGGATCTAAAAAAATCCCGATGATGTCCCAGGAGGGTGAATTTCAATATTATGAAGACGGGGATTTTCAGGGCATCCGTCTCCCCTACGGCAATGACCGCCTGGCAATGTATATTTTCCTTCCGAGCGGCGACACAGATTTCCGAGCTTTTGTCAACGATCTTTCCGCTGAAAAGTGGCAAGACTGGCTCAGTCGGCTTTATTTGCGGGAAGGGGAAATTATTCTGCCGCGATTCAAACTGGAATATGGGAAAAACCTGAATGACATTCTTAAATTGATGGGGATGGGAGTAGCCTTCGATCCGGATAGAGCCGACTTTTCCGCGATGTATAATATATCATCTGAGGAAAGGGTATTTATCAGCGAGGTGCTGCAAAAAACCTTTGTTGAAGTGAATGAAGAGGGGACTGAAGCCGCGGCGGTCACCTCCGTCCGCATGGAAATGACATCAGCTTATGGCGACGAGTCTCAGAAATTCCGGATGGTGGTTGACCGTCCGTTTTTCTGCGCCATTCGTGACGATCGCACCGGCGCAATTCTCTTCACGGGAATAATAGTAAACCCGGAATGA
- a CDS encoding dihydroorotase, with product MKTPIYDMLIKGGLVIDPALGFGQEAAIFVKDGKIAAIVKESDVSPKDMASIPVENVVDASGKLVVPGLIDMHVHLREPGREDEETIITGCQAAAAGGFTSICCMPNTNPTIDHQETVKFVLSRAEQADAHVYVVGAITKMLKGEELAEIGDLVNAGAVAISDDGNYVQNPEIMRRALEYARMFGIPIISHAEDYFLCANGVMNESYQSTRLGMKGRPGVAEEIAVLRDIKLCGFTGGRLHIAHITTAGAVKAVRQAKADGIDITAEACPHHFTLTDEEIGKEFNTNLRVNPPIRTQKDVEAVIEGLIDGTIDCIASDHAPHADEEKDVEFDQAPSGMIGLETTLGLVKIALIDKGYLSWADAVRKMTYNPARILGLPAGTLEVGTAADITVIDPEKKWTVKKENFRSKSKNSPFIGWKLSGKIDITILGGRIVYRNK from the coding sequence ATGAAAACTCCCATATATGATATGTTAATAAAGGGGGGACTGGTAATCGACCCGGCGCTCGGTTTCGGTCAGGAGGCGGCCATTTTTGTGAAGGATGGCAAAATAGCTGCGATTGTTAAAGAATCGGATGTCTCCCCAAAAGATATGGCTTCAATACCCGTTGAAAATGTTGTTGATGCCTCCGGAAAACTGGTGGTCCCGGGCTTGATCGACATGCACGTGCATTTGCGGGAACCGGGGCGTGAAGATGAAGAGACGATTATTACCGGCTGTCAGGCGGCGGCCGCTGGAGGCTTCACCTCCATCTGCTGTATGCCCAACACCAACCCGACCATCGATCATCAGGAAACGGTCAAATTTGTCCTTTCGCGGGCGGAGCAGGCTGATGCCCATGTCTATGTCGTCGGCGCTATCACCAAGATGCTCAAAGGAGAGGAACTGGCTGAAATCGGCGATCTGGTCAACGCCGGCGCGGTGGCCATCTCGGATGACGGCAACTATGTGCAGAATCCCGAAATCATGCGCCGGGCGCTGGAATACGCTCGGATGTTTGGTATCCCGATTATCTCTCATGCCGAGGACTATTTCCTCTGTGCCAATGGCGTGATGAATGAATCATATCAATCGACCCGCCTGGGAATGAAAGGCCGCCCGGGGGTTGCCGAAGAGATCGCTGTCTTACGCGATATCAAACTGTGTGGCTTTACCGGCGGTCGGCTTCATATCGCTCATATCACTACGGCTGGCGCGGTCAAGGCTGTCAGGCAGGCCAAGGCCGATGGCATTGATATTACCGCGGAGGCTTGCCCGCATCATTTCACACTGACCGACGAGGAAATCGGCAAGGAGTTCAACACCAATCTGCGGGTCAACCCGCCCATACGGACGCAAAAAGACGTTGAGGCGGTTATCGAAGGATTGATCGACGGGACCATCGATTGCATCGCCTCCGACCATGCCCCGCACGCCGATGAGGAAAAGGATGTTGAATTCGACCAGGCTCCTTCGGGAATGATTGGGTTGGAAACAACCCTCGGACTCGTGAAAATCGCTCTGATTGACAAAGGATATCTTTCCTGGGCCGATGCCGTCAGGAAAATGACCTACAATCCGGCCCGGATCCTCGGTCTGCCGGCTGGTACGCTGGAAGTCGGCACCGCCGCCGATATTACCGTAATAGACCCCGAGAAAAAATGGACGGTCAAGAAAGAGAATTTCCGCTCCAAGTCGAAAAATTCTCCTTTCATCGGCTGGAAATTATCCGGCAAAATCGATATCACTATACTGGGCGGACGAATCGTTTATCGGAATAAATAA